A region from the Lycium barbarum isolate Lr01 chromosome 8, ASM1917538v2, whole genome shotgun sequence genome encodes:
- the LOC132606799 gene encoding uncharacterized protein LOC132606799 isoform X2 — protein sequence MRRTLHLIKASATESVELASYRLYDVAANWYESWELARGVGAPPAVWDEFSEAFLSHFLPPELRRARADRFLLLRQRGCSVREYSMEFDSLARYAPAVVATMADRMHRYIMGLDRYFVDSCLVLAAQPDMDIARIQAHAQGMEDRHRGHQPDRSQDRRQPKRARSSGYFEEFRSGQPQQQQQSSRHSSQPAQSTPPQFSGRRFDSPGYLGAGQSSGVSGSRVDRSSGQTRPPRPQCSYCGRYHPGECYRATGACYSCGRQGHTVRECPYKGNLGGAAQPTGSVAGSSSPSIAMRPAGQGTSTSAGRGRGSGGAPSSSGPSNRIYALTSRQDPEALPNADTDFGRNGN from the coding sequence atgcggcgcacgttacatttgattaaggcatctgcgacagagtcagtggagttggcttcgtaccggttgtatgatgtagcagcaaattggtacgagtcttgggagttagcCAGAGGCGttggtgctcccccagcagtctgggatgagttttctgaggcttttcttagccattttctgcctccggagttacggcgggccagggctgacagattcttattgcttaGACAGAGGGgctgcagtgttcgagagtacagtatggagttcgactcattggcccgatatgcacctgctgtggtagctactatggctgacaggatgcacaggtatattatggggctggaccgttattttgtcgacagttgcttggtattggccgctcagcccgatatggatattgcccggattcaggcgcacgctcagggcatggaggaccggcacaggggtcatcagcccgataggagtcaggatcgaagacagcccaagagggccagatcatctgggtattttgAGGAATTTCGGagtgggcagcctcagcagcagcagcagtctagcaggcattcttcccagccagcacagagcacacctccgcagttctcaggcaggagatttgatagcccagggtatttaggagcaggccagagctccggggtttcaggttcgcgggtagacaggagttccggtcagacgaggccacccaggcctcagtgttcttattgtgggagataccaccctggagagtgctaccgtgctacaggtgcttgttattcttgtggccgtcagggccatactgtgagagagtgtccgtataagggtaatttgggaggtgcagcgcagcctaccggatcagtcgctGGGTCATCGTCTCCTTCgatagccatgcgccctgcggggcaggGTACGTCGAcatcagcaggccgcggcagaggtaGTGGCGGGGCTCCCAGTtcaagcggtccttcgaaccgcatctatgccttgactagtcgacaggacccggaggcgctACCAAACGCGGATACAG
- the LOC132606799 gene encoding uncharacterized protein LOC132606799 isoform X1 codes for MRRTLHLIKASATESVELASYRLYDVAANWYESWELARGVGAPPAVWDEFSEAFLSHFLPPELRRARADRFLLLRQRGCSVREYSMEFDSLARYAPAVVATMADRMHRYIMGLDRYFVDSCLVLAAQPDMDIARIQAHAQGMEDRHRGHQPDRSQDRRQPKRARSSGYFEEFRSGQPQQQQQSSRHSSQPAQSTPPQFSGRRFDSPGYLGAGQSSGVSGSRVDRSSGQTRPPRPQCSYCGRYHPGECYRATGACYSCGRQGHTVRECPYKGNLGGAAQPTGSVAGSSSPSIAMRPAGQGTSTSAGRGRGSGGAPSSSGPSNRIYALTSRQDPEALPNADTGTDDRFADPSA; via the coding sequence atgcggcgcacgttacatttgattaaggcatctgcgacagagtcagtggagttggcttcgtaccggttgtatgatgtagcagcaaattggtacgagtcttgggagttagcCAGAGGCGttggtgctcccccagcagtctgggatgagttttctgaggcttttcttagccattttctgcctccggagttacggcgggccagggctgacagattcttattgcttaGACAGAGGGgctgcagtgttcgagagtacagtatggagttcgactcattggcccgatatgcacctgctgtggtagctactatggctgacaggatgcacaggtatattatggggctggaccgttattttgtcgacagttgcttggtattggccgctcagcccgatatggatattgcccggattcaggcgcacgctcagggcatggaggaccggcacaggggtcatcagcccgataggagtcaggatcgaagacagcccaagagggccagatcatctgggtattttgAGGAATTTCGGagtgggcagcctcagcagcagcagcagtctagcaggcattcttcccagccagcacagagcacacctccgcagttctcaggcaggagatttgatagcccagggtatttaggagcaggccagagctccggggtttcaggttcgcgggtagacaggagttccggtcagacgaggccacccaggcctcagtgttcttattgtgggagataccaccctggagagtgctaccgtgctacaggtgcttgttattcttgtggccgtcagggccatactgtgagagagtgtccgtataagggtaatttgggaggtgcagcgcagcctaccggatcagtcgctGGGTCATCGTCTCCTTCgatagccatgcgccctgcggggcaggGTACGTCGAcatcagcaggccgcggcagaggtaGTGGCGGGGCTCCCAGTtcaagcggtccttcgaaccgcatctatgccttgactagtcgacaggacccggaggcgctACCAAACGCGGATACAG